aaaaaatgtagaaattcAATGGCAAATCGATAGTGCAGCAATTGCTGAATGGAATGTCGGATATGCGCCGGAAGATCGATGTTTAGAAATTTTGCGGCAAAATAACATGACTTCAGATCATCTGGGGCGACAAATTTGCTTAAATGACTTTTACACATTTGACTATATTTTTGGTATGGATCATTCGAACATGCGGGATTTGCAGGAACGCGCTCCGAAAGACACAAAAGCAAAAGTTGAGATGTTATGGAAGTACGATCCATTGAACGAAGGCATTATACGGGATCcctattttgtgagaaaattaatttttttcaaaaaacatttttttttaattttttcttttataggACGTTGGCATGGAAAgtttcgaaaaatgtttcgtGCAAATTTCGCGCTGTCTTGAGAGATTTCTACAAAAGAAGCTGACAATTATTCCGAACACTCCGTCATTACCGTCGTCTAACAGTGGTTGAGCAAAGCAACTACTGGAACGATGTTACGAAGACGACGCTCAAATACACTCCATTTCACTGCCCTTATTACGTTTGTCGCTGATGTACCTATGAATGTCAattgagagcaaaaaaaaaatctgttttaaaAAACCTTTCATCGTTTCATTCGCTCGCACAAGTTCTTATCAATAGAATCTCGGGCTATTGTCGTTCACTTTAAGGTTTTATCAAGCAAACAATCGAGTTAAGGGGAGATGATCGTTAACGCACCATTGTAACAATCTTAATGAGCCATTACAATTACATTAGTAGAacgtctttaattttttagattgttTTGTGAGTTGTTGATGTCGATTTACTACTTTAAGAATATGTTACTTGATAATTGTGTGGAGCCCCGAAAATTGTTCACAcgtttagaattaaaaatgaaacttgTCTTGACATGAAGATTTTAACGATGAGAGCgcattttgaatacaaaattatttttgatgaaagttaaagcttaaaaaattttttaagaaggtaagttttatttatgtattttttttttaatttcagattttacTTTTAGCTTTTAAGCCTGAAACCTCGCCtgaaggaagaaaattttatttcatttcgtttttttagcTTGCAAAACGTTTTAAGATAAGATAAtcgaatattaaaacaaagttATGGATTAAATGACTATCTAACAACGCTTTCATCTGC
The sequence above is drawn from the Culicoides brevitarsis isolate CSIRO-B50_1 chromosome 1, AGI_CSIRO_Cbre_v1, whole genome shotgun sequence genome and encodes:
- the LOC134837290 gene encoding low molecular weight phosphotyrosine protein phosphatase-like, whose product is MTTLGKTNELRVLFVCVGNSCRSPMAEAILKKQLEEAAKEKNVEIQWQIDSAAIAEWNVGYAPEDRCLEILRQNNMTSDHLGRQICLNDFYTFDYIFGMDHSNMRDLQERAPKDTKAKVEMLWKYDPLNEGIIRDPYFDVGMESFEKCFVQISRCLERFLQKKLTIIPNTPSLPSSNSG